One Thalassospira marina DNA window includes the following coding sequences:
- a CDS encoding glutamine synthetase family protein yields the protein MNKSFVEDGRAEAQRFFEANPDIELVELLLPDINGVFRGKRVTKNKFLKSYGEGINMPGSVCLVDITGDNPEGTGLLWSSGDRDNVAKPIPGTLHRVPYGEQALAQVMVSLYDLDGKPFFADPRNVLQSVVDRLAADGFYPTVALELEFYLADQNETGRPIPPAPLDGSYASDGIQVYGLQEIENFDRVLHDSVSELNRQGIPADTIVAEAGPGQFEINLGHVSDPMQAADHAMQLKRVVKGIAWDHKVTATFMAKPYSDQAGNGLHIHVSLRDADGNNVFSPKGEEEVSDLLKNAIGGLQASMFESMAIFAPNPNSYRRFQNKAYAPMSPNWGLNNRTVALRVPAGNAKAARVEHRVSGADANPYLVLACVLAGVHHGLKNKLDPGEPVEGNGYEQHNGRVVPRSMISALDHFANGNIVREYLGEQFVEVFDVCRRAEYDEFFAEVTPLEHRWYLDAV from the coding sequence ATGAACAAATCGTTCGTCGAAGACGGTAGGGCTGAAGCCCAACGGTTTTTTGAGGCCAATCCTGATATTGAACTGGTTGAGTTACTGCTCCCGGATATCAATGGCGTTTTCCGTGGAAAACGCGTCACCAAAAACAAGTTTCTCAAAAGCTATGGCGAAGGCATCAACATGCCTGGTTCGGTTTGCCTGGTTGATATTACGGGTGACAACCCGGAAGGCACCGGTTTGCTATGGTCCAGCGGTGACCGCGACAATGTTGCCAAACCTATTCCCGGGACACTGCACCGTGTGCCCTATGGGGAGCAGGCGCTGGCACAGGTAATGGTGTCGCTTTACGATCTGGACGGGAAACCTTTTTTTGCTGACCCGCGTAATGTGTTGCAGTCGGTTGTTGACCGGCTGGCGGCAGATGGCTTTTACCCGACTGTCGCGCTGGAGCTGGAATTTTATCTGGCTGACCAGAACGAAACCGGGCGGCCCATTCCCCCGGCACCACTTGATGGCAGCTATGCCTCGGACGGGATCCAGGTTTACGGGTTACAGGAGATCGAAAATTTCGACCGTGTGTTGCATGATTCCGTAAGCGAACTGAACCGGCAGGGTATTCCGGCCGATACGATCGTGGCCGAAGCAGGGCCGGGGCAGTTTGAAATCAACCTTGGCCATGTCAGCGACCCGATGCAGGCCGCCGACCATGCCATGCAGTTAAAGCGTGTCGTGAAGGGGATTGCCTGGGATCACAAGGTCACGGCAACCTTTATGGCAAAGCCCTATTCGGATCAGGCGGGCAATGGTCTTCATATCCATGTCAGTCTGCGCGACGCTGACGGAAACAATGTTTTCAGCCCGAAAGGCGAAGAAGAAGTTTCCGACCTTCTGAAAAATGCGATTGGCGGTTTGCAGGCATCCATGTTTGAAAGCATGGCAATTTTTGCCCCGAACCCGAATTCCTATCGCCGGTTCCAGAACAAGGCCTATGCGCCAATGTCGCCGAACTGGGGGCTGAATAACCGTACGGTTGCCCTGCGTGTGCCGGCGGGAAATGCCAAGGCTGCACGTGTTGAACACCGTGTTTCAGGGGCCGATGCCAACCCTTATCTGGTGCTGGCCTGTGTTTTGGCTGGTGTGCATCACGGTCTTAAAAACAAGCTTGATCCCGGCGAGCCGGTGGAAGGCAATGGTTATGAACAGCATAACGGGCGGGTTGTTCCGCGCAGCATGATTTCGGCACTGGACCATTTTGCCAACGGCAATATCGTTCGTGAATATCTGGGCGAACAGTTTGTCGAGGTATTCGACGTGTGCCGCCGGGCAGAATATGACGAGTTTTTTGCCGAAGTGACGCCGCTTGAACATCGCTGGTATCTGGATGCCGTTTAA